Proteins from a genomic interval of Pseudomonas silesiensis:
- the colR gene encoding two-component system response regulator ColR, giving the protein MRILLVEDNRDILANLADYLGLKGYTVDCAQDGLSGLHLAATEHYDLIVLDIMLPGIDGYTLCKRLREDARRDTPVIMLTARDQLDDRLQGFKSGADDYLIKPFALSELAARIEAVMRRAQGGGRRTLQVGDLSYDLDTLEVTREGRLLKLNPVGLKLLAVLMQKSPHVLRREILEEALWGDDCPDSDSLRSHVHQLRQVIDKPFAKPLLHTVHGVGYRLAEGRDGV; this is encoded by the coding sequence ATGAGAATTCTATTGGTTGAAGACAACCGCGATATCCTGGCCAATCTGGCCGATTACCTGGGGCTCAAGGGTTATACCGTGGATTGCGCGCAGGACGGATTGTCAGGTCTGCACCTGGCGGCCACCGAGCATTACGACCTGATCGTGCTCGACATCATGTTGCCCGGCATCGACGGCTACACCCTGTGCAAGCGCCTGCGCGAAGACGCCCGCCGCGACACACCGGTGATCATGCTCACCGCTCGCGATCAACTGGACGACCGCCTGCAAGGCTTCAAGTCCGGTGCCGACGATTACCTGATCAAACCCTTTGCCCTGTCCGAACTGGCGGCGCGCATCGAAGCGGTCATGCGGCGGGCCCAGGGTGGCGGTCGCCGCACCCTGCAAGTTGGCGATCTGAGCTACGACCTCGACACCCTGGAAGTCACCCGCGAAGGGCGGTTGCTGAAACTCAATCCGGTAGGCCTGAAGTTGCTGGCCGTGCTGATGCAGAAAAGTCCTCACGTCCTTCGCCGGGAAATTCTCGAAGAAGCGCTGTGGGGCGACGACTGCCCGGACAGCGACAGCTTGCGCAGCCATGTCCACCAATTGCGCCAGGTGATCGACAAACCGTTCGCCAAGCCCTTGCTGCACACCGTGCACGGTGTGGGCTATCGGTTGGCCGAGGGCCGTGATGGAGTTTAG
- the groL gene encoding chaperonin GroEL (60 kDa chaperone family; promotes refolding of misfolded polypeptides especially under stressful conditions; forms two stacked rings of heptamers to form a barrel-shaped 14mer; ends can be capped by GroES; misfolded proteins enter the barrel where they are refolded when GroES binds), whose translation MAAKEVKFGDSARKKMLAGVNVLADAVKATLGPKGRNVIIEKSFGAPTITKDGVSVAKEIELKDRFENMGAQLVKDVASRANDDAGDGTTTATVLAQSIVNEGLKAVAAGMNPMDLKRGIDKATIAIVKELKALSKPCADTKAIAQVGTISANSDTSIGDIIAEAMEKVGKEGVITVEEGSGLENELSVVEGMQFDRGYLSPYFVNKPETMTAELDGPLILLVDKKISNIREMLPVLEAVAKAGRPLLIVAEDVEGEALATLVVNNMRGIVKVAAVKAPGFGDRRKAMLQDIAVLTGGTVISEEIGLSLESTTLEHLGNAKRVILSKENTTVIDGAGVEADIQARVLQIRQQVADTSSDYDREKLQERLAKLSGGVAVIKVGAGSEVEMKEKKARVEDALHATRAAVEEGVVPGGGVALVRALQAISELKGDNDDQNVGIQLLRRAVEAPLRQIVANSGDEPSVVVDKVKQGTGNYGYNAATGEYGDMIEMGILDPAKVTRSALQAASSIASLMITTEAMIAEIKEDGPAGGGMPDMGGMGGMGGMM comes from the coding sequence ATGGCTGCTAAAGAAGTTAAATTCGGCGATTCCGCCCGCAAGAAAATGCTCGCCGGTGTCAACGTCCTGGCTGACGCAGTAAAAGCGACCCTGGGCCCTAAAGGCCGTAACGTGATCATCGAGAAGAGCTTCGGCGCTCCGACCATCACCAAGGACGGCGTGTCCGTTGCCAAAGAAATCGAGCTGAAAGACCGCTTCGAAAACATGGGCGCGCAGCTGGTCAAAGACGTTGCCTCCCGTGCCAACGATGACGCAGGCGACGGCACCACCACCGCTACCGTTCTGGCTCAATCGATCGTCAACGAAGGCCTGAAAGCCGTCGCTGCCGGCATGAACCCGATGGACCTCAAGCGCGGTATCGACAAAGCGACCATCGCGATCGTCAAAGAGCTCAAAGCCCTGTCCAAGCCTTGCGCTGACACCAAGGCCATCGCTCAGGTCGGCACCATCTCGGCCAACTCCGACACCTCCATCGGCGACATCATTGCCGAAGCCATGGAAAAAGTCGGTAAAGAAGGCGTGATCACCGTTGAAGAAGGCTCGGGCCTGGAAAACGAACTGTCGGTCGTTGAAGGCATGCAGTTCGACCGTGGCTACCTGTCCCCGTACTTCGTCAACAAGCCAGAGACCATGACTGCCGAGCTGGACGGTCCGCTGATCCTGCTGGTCGACAAAAAGATCTCGAACATCCGCGAAATGCTGCCAGTGCTGGAAGCCGTTGCCAAAGCCGGCCGTCCACTGCTGATCGTGGCTGAAGACGTTGAAGGCGAAGCCCTGGCGACGCTGGTTGTGAACAACATGCGTGGCATCGTTAAAGTCGCAGCCGTCAAGGCGCCAGGCTTCGGCGACCGTCGCAAGGCCATGCTGCAGGACATCGCTGTTCTGACTGGCGGTACCGTTATCTCCGAAGAGATCGGTCTGAGCCTGGAAAGCACTACCCTGGAACACCTGGGTAATGCCAAGCGCGTGATCCTGTCCAAAGAAAACACCACCGTGATCGACGGTGCCGGCGTTGAGGCTGACATCCAGGCTCGCGTTCTGCAGATCCGTCAGCAAGTGGCTGATACTTCGTCCGACTACGACCGTGAAAAACTGCAAGAGCGTCTGGCCAAGCTGTCCGGCGGCGTTGCAGTGATCAAGGTTGGCGCCGGTTCCGAAGTTGAAATGAAAGAGAAGAAAGCCCGCGTTGAAGACGCCCTGCACGCTACCCGTGCAGCCGTTGAAGAAGGCGTGGTACCTGGCGGCGGCGTGGCACTGGTTCGCGCTCTGCAGGCTATCTCCGAGCTCAAAGGCGACAACGATGACCAGAACGTGGGCATCCAGTTGCTGCGTCGCGCTGTTGAAGCGCCACTGCGCCAGATCGTTGCCAACTCCGGTGACGAGCCAAGCGTAGTTGTCGACAAGGTCAAGCAGGGTACGGGTAACTACGGTTACAACGCTGCGACCGGCGAATACGGCGACATGATCGAAATGGGTATCCTGGACCCGGCCAAAGTGACTCGTTCGGCTCTGCAAGCGGCTTCGTCGATTGCCAGCCTGATGATCACCACCGAAGCCATGATCGCCGAGATCAAGGAAGACGGCCCAGCTGGCGGCGGTATGCCAGACATGGGCGGTATGGGCGGCATGGGCGGCATGATGTAA
- a CDS encoding co-chaperone GroES, whose protein sequence is MKLRPLHDRVVVRRSEEEKKTAGGIVLPGSAAEKPNQGEVLAVGPGKALDSGEVRALAVKVGDKVVFGPYSGSNTVKVDGEDLLVIGESEILAVIEG, encoded by the coding sequence ATGAAGCTTCGTCCTCTGCATGACCGCGTCGTCGTCCGTCGCAGCGAAGAAGAAAAGAAAACCGCTGGCGGTATCGTCCTGCCAGGTTCGGCTGCTGAAAAGCCAAACCAGGGTGAAGTCCTCGCCGTAGGTCCGGGCAAAGCACTGGATAGCGGTGAAGTGCGCGCACTGGCCGTGAAAGTGGGTGACAAGGTTGTGTTCGGCCCGTACTCCGGCAGCAACACCGTCAAAGTCGACGGCGAAGACCTGCTGGTCATCGGCGAGAGCGAAATTCTCGCTGTTATCGAAGGCTGA
- a CDS encoding FxsA family protein codes for MRPFLLLFVLFPVLELFVFVKVSGAIGFFPALLLVILGSMFGVFVLRVAGLATALRARESLNRGELPAQTMLEGLMLALAGGLLILPGFVTDVLGLIMLLPISRRLLANKMRQRAEEQAIRQRAFADDLQPRGGPAPRQPLGREPDVIEGEFEHRDPK; via the coding sequence ATGCGCCCTTTTTTATTGCTCTTTGTACTGTTTCCGGTGTTGGAGCTGTTCGTATTCGTTAAGGTGAGCGGGGCGATCGGGTTTTTCCCGGCCCTGCTGCTGGTCATTCTCGGCTCGATGTTCGGCGTGTTCGTGCTGCGTGTCGCCGGTCTGGCCACTGCACTGCGTGCCCGTGAAAGCCTGAACCGCGGCGAGCTGCCGGCCCAGACCATGCTCGAAGGCCTGATGCTGGCCCTGGCCGGCGGTCTGTTGATCCTGCCGGGCTTCGTCACTGACGTGCTGGGTTTGATCATGCTGTTGCCGATCTCGCGTCGGTTGCTGGCCAACAAGATGCGCCAGCGAGCCGAGGAGCAGGCGATCCGCCAGCGTGCGTTCGCCGATGACCTGCAACCCCGCGGCGGTCCGGCCCCGCGTCAGCCACTGGGGCGTGAACCGGACGTGATCGAAGGCGAGTTCGAACACCGCGATCCCAAGTAG
- a CDS encoding HugZ family protein, which yields MSVEAAKNARQLLLKEYRGVLSTHSKAMPGFPFGSVVPYCLDEQGWPLILISRIAQHTHNLQKDPKCSLFVGERGAEDVQAVGRLTYLAEAEKLEDEAAIEAAAVRYYRYFPDSQSYHKAHDFDFWVLKPVRHRYIGGFGAIHWVDQLTLANPFAGKAEVSMVEHMNADHAKAIAHYVELAGLPKTEPAQLAGIDTEGMHLRIGQGLYWLPFQTPCNTPTQVREALVFLAHAEHWPKNAVADA from the coding sequence TTGAGCGTTGAAGCGGCCAAGAATGCACGACAATTGCTTCTCAAGGAATACCGTGGAGTGCTCTCGACGCATTCCAAGGCGATGCCCGGTTTCCCGTTTGGCTCCGTGGTTCCGTACTGTCTGGATGAACAGGGCTGGCCGCTGATCCTTATCAGCCGTATCGCCCAGCACACCCACAATCTGCAGAAAGACCCAAAATGCTCACTGTTCGTGGGCGAGCGTGGGGCTGAAGACGTGCAAGCCGTTGGTCGCCTGACCTACCTCGCCGAAGCGGAAAAGCTCGAGGATGAGGCTGCGATCGAAGCCGCGGCTGTCCGTTACTATCGTTATTTCCCGGATTCGCAGAGCTACCACAAGGCTCACGATTTCGATTTCTGGGTACTCAAGCCTGTGCGTCACCGTTACATCGGCGGTTTCGGCGCTATTCACTGGGTCGACCAGTTGACCCTGGCCAACCCGTTCGCCGGCAAGGCCGAGGTGAGCATGGTCGAGCACATGAATGCCGATCACGCCAAGGCCATCGCCCACTACGTCGAACTGGCCGGTCTGCCCAAGACCGAACCGGCGCAACTGGCGGGTATCGACACCGAAGGCATGCACCTGCGCATCGGCCAGGGGCTGTACTGGCTGCCGTTCCAGACGCCGTGTAATACGCCGACACAAGTCCGGGAAGCCTTGGTTTTCCTGGCTCACGCCGAGCATTGGCCGAAAAATGCAGTGGCCGACGCTTGA
- a CDS encoding SDR family oxidoreductase: MQLTDKVIIITGGCQGLGRSMAEYFAGLGAKLALVDLNQEKLDDAVAACQAKGVEARAYLCNVANEEQVTHMVARVADDFGAIHGLVNNAGILRDGLLVKVKDGEMTRMSLAQWQAVIDVNLTGVFLCTREVAAKMIELKNSGTIINISSISRAGNVGQTNYSAAKAGVAAATVTWAKELARYGIRVAGIAPGFIETEMTLSMKPEALEKMTSGIPLKRMGKPDEIAHSAAYIFENDYYTGRILELDGGMRI; this comes from the coding sequence ATGCAACTCACTGACAAAGTAATCATTATCACGGGCGGTTGCCAGGGTTTAGGCCGCTCCATGGCCGAGTATTTCGCCGGCCTTGGCGCGAAGCTGGCGCTGGTGGACCTGAACCAGGAAAAACTCGACGACGCCGTTGCCGCGTGCCAGGCCAAGGGCGTCGAAGCCCGCGCCTACTTGTGCAACGTCGCCAACGAAGAGCAGGTGACGCACATGGTCGCCCGGGTGGCCGACGACTTTGGTGCGATCCATGGCTTGGTCAACAACGCCGGGATCCTGCGCGACGGTCTGTTGGTCAAGGTCAAGGACGGCGAGATGACCAGGATGAGCCTGGCTCAATGGCAGGCGGTCATCGATGTCAACCTGACCGGCGTGTTCCTGTGTACCCGGGAAGTCGCGGCGAAAATGATCGAGCTGAAGAATAGCGGCACGATCATCAATATTTCGTCGATCTCACGTGCCGGCAATGTCGGCCAGACCAATTACTCCGCCGCCAAGGCCGGGGTGGCTGCGGCGACCGTGACCTGGGCCAAGGAGCTGGCGCGTTATGGCATTCGCGTGGCGGGCATTGCACCGGGCTTTATCGAAACCGAAATGACCTTGAGCATGAAACCGGAAGCGCTGGAGAAGATGACGTCAGGGATTCCGCTCAAGCGCATGGGCAAGCCTGACGAGATCGCTCATTCGGCGGCGTATATTTTCGAGAACGATTACTACACCGGGCGGATTTTGGAGCTGGATGGCGGGATGCGCATTTAA
- the apbC gene encoding iron-sulfur cluster carrier protein ApbC, translated as MSAVNRAAVEAVLRQYTDPYLNQDPVSAGCVRNIDIQGDRVSVQLELGYAAGLFKSGWAQMLQMAIEGLDGVTTARVDITSVIAAHKAQAQIPGLANVKNVVAVASGKGGVGKSTTAANLALALAREGARVGILDADIYGPSQGIMFGIPEGTRPQIKDQKWFVPIQSHGVEVMSMAFLTDDNTPMVWRGPMVSGALLQLVTQTAWGDLDYLVIDMPPGTGDIQLTLAQKVPVAGAVIVTTPQDLALLDARKGVEMFRKVNIPVLGVVENMAVHICSNCGHAEHLFGEGGGVKLANQYGVELLASLPLAMAIREQADGGKPTVIAEPDSPIALVYQELARHVGARIVLQEAVSPAMPNITISDD; from the coding sequence ATGAGCGCCGTCAATCGCGCAGCGGTGGAAGCCGTCCTTCGCCAATACACCGACCCTTACCTGAACCAGGACCCGGTCAGCGCCGGGTGCGTGCGCAATATCGACATCCAGGGCGATCGCGTCAGCGTCCAGCTGGAGTTGGGTTATGCCGCCGGCCTGTTCAAAAGTGGCTGGGCACAGATGCTGCAAATGGCCATCGAAGGCCTGGATGGCGTGACCACTGCCCGTGTCGACATCACCAGCGTGATCGCCGCGCACAAGGCCCAGGCACAGATTCCGGGCCTGGCCAACGTCAAGAACGTGGTGGCCGTGGCGTCCGGCAAGGGCGGCGTGGGCAAATCCACCACCGCCGCCAACCTGGCCCTGGCCCTGGCCCGCGAAGGCGCCAGGGTCGGAATTCTCGACGCGGACATCTATGGTCCGAGCCAGGGCATCATGTTCGGTATCCCCGAAGGCACCCGACCCCAGATCAAGGATCAGAAATGGTTCGTGCCGATCCAGTCCCATGGCGTCGAAGTGATGTCCATGGCGTTCCTGACCGACGACAACACGCCGATGGTCTGGCGCGGGCCGATGGTCTCCGGTGCGTTGTTGCAACTGGTCACTCAAACGGCCTGGGGCGACCTGGATTACCTGGTCATCGACATGCCGCCAGGCACCGGTGACATCCAGCTGACCCTGGCGCAGAAAGTCCCGGTGGCCGGTGCGGTAATCGTGACCACGCCGCAGGACCTGGCATTGCTCGACGCGCGCAAGGGTGTGGAGATGTTCCGCAAGGTCAACATCCCGGTGCTGGGCGTGGTGGAAAACATGGCCGTGCACATCTGCTCCAACTGCGGACATGCCGAGCATCTGTTCGGGGAGGGCGGTGGTGTGAAGCTGGCCAACCAGTACGGCGTCGAACTGTTGGCCTCGTTGCCACTGGCGATGGCCATCCGCGAGCAGGCCGATGGCGGCAAGCCAACGGTGATCGCCGAGCCGGACAGTCCGATTGCACTGGTGTATCAGGAACTGGCCCGTCATGTCGGCGCACGGATCGTGCTGCAGGAAGCGGTATCGCCGGCGATGCCGAACATCACCATCAGCGACGATTGA
- the metG gene encoding methionine--tRNA ligase: MSEPRKILVTSALPYANGSIHLGHMLEYIQTDMWVRFQKHRGNQCIYVCADDAHGSAIMLRAEKEGITPEQLIANVQAEHSADFAEFLVDFDNFHSTHAEENRELSSQIYLKLRDAGHIATRSITQYFDPEKKMFLADRFIKGTCPKCGTEDQYGDNCEKCGATYAPTDLKDPKSAISGATPVLKDSQHFFFKLPDFQEMLQAWTRSGTLQDAVANKIAEWLDAGLQQWDISRDAPYFGFEIPGEPGKYFYVWLDAPIGYMASFKNLCDRTPELDFDAFWNKDSTAELYHFIGKDIVNFHALFWPAMLEGAGLRKPTGINVHGYLTVNGQKMSKSRGTFIKARTYLDHLSPEYLRYYYAAKLGRGVDDLDLNLEDFVQKVNSDLVGKVVNIASRCAGFIHKGNAGVLVEGNAAPELTEAFLAAAPSICDAYEARDFARAMREIMGLADRANAWIADKAPWSLNKQEGKQDEVQAICALGINLFRQLVIFLKPVLPLLAADAEAFLNVAPLTWNDHATLLSNHQLNEFKPLMTRIDPVKVQAMTDASKEDLTASQTDTGDAAPAGNGELAKDPLSPEIEFDAFAAVDLRVALIVKAEHVEGADKLLRLTLDIGDEQRNVFSGIKSAYPDPSKLDGRLTMMIANLKPRKMKFGISEGMVMAAGPGGEEIYLLSPDSGAKPGQRIK; the protein is encoded by the coding sequence ATGTCCGAGCCACGCAAGATCCTCGTCACCAGCGCCCTGCCCTATGCCAATGGTTCGATCCATCTTGGCCACATGCTGGAATACATCCAGACCGATATGTGGGTGCGTTTCCAGAAGCACCGCGGCAATCAATGCATTTATGTCTGCGCCGACGACGCCCACGGTTCGGCCATCATGCTGCGCGCGGAAAAGGAAGGCATCACCCCGGAACAACTGATCGCCAACGTCCAGGCCGAACACAGCGCCGACTTTGCCGAGTTCCTGGTGGACTTCGACAACTTCCACTCCACTCACGCCGAAGAAAACCGTGAGCTGTCGAGCCAGATCTACCTGAAGCTGCGCGACGCCGGGCACATTGCCACGCGCTCGATCACTCAGTACTTCGACCCGGAAAAGAAAATGTTCCTGGCCGACCGCTTCATCAAGGGCACCTGCCCGAAATGCGGCACCGAAGACCAATACGGCGACAACTGCGAAAAATGCGGTGCGACCTACGCGCCGACCGACCTGAAGGATCCGAAGTCGGCCATCTCCGGCGCCACCCCGGTGCTCAAGGATTCCCAGCACTTCTTCTTCAAGCTGCCGGACTTCCAGGAAATGCTGCAAGCCTGGACCCGCAGCGGCACCCTGCAAGACGCCGTGGCCAACAAGATCGCCGAATGGCTCGATGCCGGCCTGCAACAATGGGACATTTCCCGTGATGCGCCGTACTTCGGTTTCGAGATCCCAGGTGAGCCGGGCAAGTACTTCTACGTCTGGCTGGACGCGCCGATCGGCTACATGGCCAGCTTCAAGAACCTCTGCGACCGCACGCCGGAGCTGGATTTCGACGCGTTCTGGAACAAGGACTCCACCGCCGAGCTGTACCATTTCATCGGCAAGGACATCGTCAATTTCCACGCGCTGTTCTGGCCAGCCATGCTCGAAGGTGCGGGTTTGCGCAAACCGACCGGCATCAACGTGCACGGCTACCTGACGGTCAACGGTCAGAAAATGTCCAAGTCCCGGGGCACCTTCATCAAGGCCCGGACCTACCTCGATCACCTGTCGCCGGAATACCTGCGCTACTACTACGCGGCCAAGCTCGGCCGTGGCGTCGACGATCTGGACCTGAACCTCGAAGACTTCGTGCAGAAGGTCAACTCCGACCTGGTCGGCAAGGTCGTCAACATCGCCAGCCGTTGCGCCGGTTTCATCCACAAAGGCAATGCCGGCGTGCTGGTGGAAGGCAATGCCGCACCGGAGCTGACCGAAGCGTTCCTCGCCGCTGCGCCAAGCATCTGCGACGCCTATGAGGCTCGCGACTTCGCCCGTGCCATGCGCGAGATCATGGGCCTGGCCGACCGCGCCAACGCCTGGATCGCCGACAAGGCGCCGTGGTCGCTGAACAAGCAGGAAGGCAAGCAGGACGAAGTCCAGGCCATCTGCGCCCTGGGCATCAATCTGTTCCGCCAGCTGGTGATCTTCCTCAAGCCGGTATTGCCGCTGCTGGCCGCCGATGCCGAGGCGTTCCTCAACGTCGCGCCGCTGACCTGGAACGACCACGCGACCTTGCTCAGCAACCATCAGCTGAACGAGTTCAAGCCGTTGATGACCCGTATCGATCCGGTAAAAGTGCAAGCCATGACCGACGCTTCGAAGGAAGACCTGACCGCCAGCCAGACCGACACCGGCGATGCGGCACCTGCCGGCAACGGCGAACTGGCCAAGGATCCGCTGTCGCCGGAAATCGAGTTCGATGCCTTTGCCGCGGTCGACCTGCGCGTCGCCCTGATCGTCAAGGCCGAACACGTGGAAGGTGCTGACAAGCTGCTGCGCCTGACCCTGGACATCGGTGACGAGCAACGCAACGTGTTCTCCGGGATCAAGAGCGCTTACCCGGATCCGTCGAAGCTGGATGGTCGCCTGACCATGATGATCGCCAACCTCAAGCCACGGAAAATGAAGTTCGGCATCTCCGAAGGCATGGTGATGGCCGCCGGTCCTGGCGGTGAAGAAATCTATCTGCTCAGTCCTGACAGCGGTGCCAAGCCGGGCCAGCGCATCAAGTAA
- a CDS encoding electron transport complex protein RnfA, translating into MTEILLTLISAALINNLVLHWPLGVDPLLGTERRQVHALGIATTSLMLIVGMASYALYHGLLVPFGLTPLRLFVFLPLSVLLIAPLLKLLARLLKKLSFEGLWPLLLGNAGVLGLALINVQNDKGFFHTTAVSLGAGLGFWLVLSLFSDLRQRTLDNDVPLPFRGLPIDLIGAGLIAVAFLGFSGLIKT; encoded by the coding sequence ATGACCGAGATACTGCTTACGCTTATCAGCGCCGCCCTGATCAACAACCTCGTGTTGCACTGGCCCCTGGGCGTCGATCCGCTGCTGGGCACCGAGCGCCGCCAGGTGCATGCGCTGGGTATTGCGACGACGAGCCTGATGCTGATTGTCGGCATGGCGAGCTACGCGCTTTACCACGGGTTGCTGGTTCCTTTTGGGCTGACGCCGCTGCGCCTGTTCGTGTTTCTGCCATTGAGCGTGCTGTTGATCGCACCCTTGTTGAAGTTGCTTGCCCGGTTGCTTAAGAAGCTTTCGTTCGAAGGCCTCTGGCCGCTGCTGCTGGGCAACGCCGGCGTGCTCGGCCTGGCGCTGATCAATGTTCAGAACGACAAGGGATTCTTCCACACCACGGCGGTGAGCCTGGGTGCCGGGTTGGGTTTCTGGCTGGTACTGAGCCTGTTCAGCGACTTGCGCCAGCGCACTCTTGATAACGATGTCCCCCTGCCCTTTCGCGGCCTGCCGATCGATCTGATCGGCGCCGGTCTGATCGCAGTGGCTTTTCTCGGATTCAGCGGGCTGATCAAAACATGA
- the rsxB gene encoding electron transport complex subunit RsxB, with amino-acid sequence MSLIQRIDALLPQTQCGKCGHPGCKPYAEGIASGEPINKCPPGGSETIAALAELLKVPVLELDVSRGAAPAQIAFIREAECIGCTKCIQACPVDAIVGAAKLMHTVIVDECTGCDLCVAPCPVDCIEMRPLPLSTVVPVVGGLAFSLEQQQARAAKRNHARRRFERRNDRLRREEEHKLAERQARALRAASQHSDAALDPVQAALERVRAQKAANADAALKKAKIDLAMSRAQLNKSLKAFGHPPTFEQQSQLIVLQQQFEAAEQALVKLESSAPAVPAPAAPMKHADLNRAKIQLAMRRAELKKAQASEAPAEHIAALERAVTEAEHQVDAHATA; translated from the coding sequence ATGAGTCTGATTCAACGCATCGACGCCCTCCTGCCGCAGACCCAATGTGGCAAGTGCGGCCATCCTGGATGCAAGCCCTACGCCGAAGGCATCGCCAGCGGTGAGCCGATCAACAAGTGTCCGCCGGGCGGCAGCGAAACCATCGCGGCCCTGGCTGAACTGCTGAAGGTGCCGGTGCTGGAGCTGGACGTGAGTCGCGGTGCGGCGCCCGCGCAAATCGCCTTTATCCGCGAAGCCGAGTGCATCGGCTGCACCAAATGCATCCAGGCGTGCCCGGTGGACGCCATCGTCGGCGCAGCAAAGCTGATGCACACCGTCATCGTCGATGAATGCACCGGTTGCGACCTCTGCGTAGCGCCCTGCCCGGTGGATTGCATCGAGATGCGACCACTGCCGCTGTCTACGGTAGTGCCGGTGGTCGGCGGCCTGGCGTTCAGTCTTGAACAGCAACAAGCTCGTGCCGCCAAACGCAATCACGCACGGCGCCGGTTCGAACGGCGCAACGACCGCCTGCGTCGTGAAGAAGAACACAAACTCGCCGAGCGCCAGGCCCGGGCGCTACGCGCCGCGTCGCAGCACAGTGACGCGGCGCTCGACCCGGTGCAGGCAGCCCTTGAGCGCGTGCGCGCGCAAAAGGCCGCCAATGCCGATGCGGCGTTGAAAAAGGCGAAGATCGATCTGGCGATGAGCCGTGCGCAACTGAACAAATCACTCAAGGCTTTCGGGCATCCGCCGACGTTCGAGCAGCAATCGCAACTGATCGTGTTGCAACAGCAGTTCGAAGCAGCCGAGCAGGCTTTGGTCAAACTGGAAAGCAGTGCGCCAGCAGTTCCGGCGCCTGCTGCCCCGATGAAACATGCAGATCTGAATCGGGCCAAGATCCAGTTGGCCATGCGCCGCGCCGAACTCAAGAAAGCTCAAGCCAGCGAAGCTCCAGCCGAACACATTGCCGCACTGGAGCGTGCTGTCACTGAAGCCGAGCATCAGGTGGACGCCCATGCCACTGCCTGA
- a CDS encoding RnfABCDGE type electron transport complex subunit D: MPLPESVDERLQQAMKQVLLATVPGLLVLFWWYGWGVLINLILTGVTALTVEALVLQLRKRPIQPTLSDGSALVSATLLALALPPYCPWWLTVSAAAFALLFGKHLYGGVGKNPFNPAMLGFAMVMVTFPQQMTHWPSSHGMDLLGGLQQVFGFSLDQTPDAWAQATALDSLRINNSLTMDELFAGNPAFGQFGGRGMEWVNLAFLAGGAFLLQRQVFSWHAPVGMLASLFIISLLCWNGSGSDSNGSPLFHLLTGATMLGAFFIVTEPVSGAKSPVAKLLFGAGAGLLTYVIRTWGGYPDGVAFAVLLMNLCVPTLERYSASRQERAAS, translated from the coding sequence ATGCCACTGCCTGAATCGGTCGACGAACGCCTTCAGCAGGCCATGAAACAGGTATTGCTGGCCACAGTGCCGGGGCTGCTGGTGTTGTTCTGGTGGTATGGCTGGGGCGTCTTGATCAACCTGATTCTGACGGGTGTGACCGCACTGACGGTTGAAGCGCTGGTGTTGCAGCTGCGCAAGCGCCCCATCCAGCCAACCTTGAGCGATGGCAGCGCCCTGGTTAGTGCCACGCTGCTGGCACTGGCGTTGCCCCCTTATTGCCCATGGTGGCTGACGGTCAGTGCTGCCGCTTTCGCGCTGTTGTTCGGCAAGCACTTGTATGGCGGCGTCGGCAAGAACCCTTTCAACCCGGCCATGCTCGGTTTTGCCATGGTGATGGTGACCTTTCCCCAACAGATGACCCACTGGCCGTCATCCCATGGCATGGACCTGCTCGGTGGTTTGCAGCAGGTGTTCGGGTTCAGTCTCGACCAGACGCCGGATGCCTGGGCTCAAGCCACGGCGCTGGACAGCCTGCGGATCAACAACAGCCTGACCATGGACGAACTCTTCGCCGGCAACCCGGCGTTCGGCCAGTTCGGCGGGCGCGGTATGGAATGGGTCAACCTGGCCTTTTTGGCGGGCGGCGCGTTTCTGCTGCAACGACAGGTATTCAGCTGGCATGCGCCGGTCGGCATGCTGGCCAGCCTGTTTATCATCAGCCTTCTGTGCTGGAACGGCTCCGGCTCCGATTCCAATGGCTCACCCCTGTTTCATCTGCTGACCGGTGCGACCATGCTGGGTGCATTTTTCATCGTCACTGAACCGGTGTCCGGCGCAAAAAGTCCCGTCGCCAAGCTGCTGTTCGGCGCGGGCGCGGGATTGCTGACGTATGTGATTCGCACATGGGGTGGCTATCCGGACGGCGTGGCCTTTGCCGTACTGCTGATGAATCTCTGTGTACCGA